Genomic DNA from Crateriforma spongiae:
GGACCTGACGCTTGCCAGTTACTACACGTTGACCAGCAAAGGCGAACAGAACTAACCCGCCGACCGGCGACCAAAACATGCCCACCGCGGATCCAGAAGAAGCCACCCCAGGCTTGCTCGCCTTGACGACCGAACAACTCTCCCCCCATCACCTTTGACAAGGAGCCCTCACCTGCATCGAACCCTGACCCAAACCTTGGCCGTGGAGGCGACGTTCCGCTTCGATGTGCCGCTGAACATGACACGAACGATTTTTCATACATCCAAATAACAAAAGAGGACGCGACGCAGAACGTTCGCCAGGCCCGCTACCGACGGACCGGACGAAACCAGTGTTCCACGCCGCATTCCTCCCTGTGACACCCCATTCTGGGCCCGGACGTGTGTCCAAGTCCAGAGAAACTACCAAGAGAACCTTCATGAAATCTCAACAAAAATCAGGTTTCACCCTGATCGAATTGTTGGTGGTGATCGCCGTCATCGCCTTGTTGGCTGCACTGTTGCTGCCGGCCATCACCCGTGCACGTGAAGCCGCCCGCGCGGCTCAGTGCCAAGCCAACCTGAAGAACGTCGGCATCGGCCTGTACAAGTACAGCGTCCGCAGCCCCGGCGGCACGTTCTGCAGCGGTGCCAGCGATTTCCGTCGCGACGGATGCATGGACACCTACGGCTGGGTTGCCGACTTGGTCAACGTTGGCGATGCCAACATGAACGAGTCGCTGGACCCGTCCAACCCGCTGAAGGGTTCGGAAAAGCTGAACGACTTGTACGGTAAAGACACGTCCGACAACAAAGACGGTGCCCCGCTTGCTCGCCTGAGCGCCGGCGTTTGCGGTGCTGCCGATTGGCAAGGCATCTCGGGAACCGGTGGCGGCACCACCTTTGCCAGCACCGACCCGCTGACCGACGAGCGAGCCGAGCTGATCTCGCGCCACTTCCTGACCAACGGTTACAACACCAACTACGCCGCCAGCTGGCACTTGGTCCGCGGCATGGTCCGCACCGACACCGACACCTCGGTTTCGCCTCCGGTCCTGACCACCGCGACCACCGGCGGATTCAAGGGGCTGGCCGGAACGACCGGCCCGCTGAGCGTCAACGTTCTGGAGCGTAGCCGCATCAGCAGCAGCAACATCGGATTCATCGGCTGTGCAGCCCCCGGCGACGTCGACGAAGCCATCATGGCCGCCACCATTTCGCACGACCCGTCGGGCACCTTCGGTACCGCCCTGGGCACCTCCGACAGTGTCGAATACATCCCGGCCGGCTCGCTGCTGACCGAAGCTTTCAACGACGGTCCGGCTTTCTGGAACGACGGTGCAAAGAACTTGGACCTGATCGGCTCGGGCGTTTCGCTGGCCGCACAACAAACGTGTGAGCGTGGCCAACCGACGACCGCCGGTTGTGCAGCCCCGACCGGTTCGACCGGCAACGGATTCTACTTGCAAGACACCCGTGACTGGTTCGCCGTTCACCAAGGTTCGTGCAACATCCTGATGGGCGATGGTCACGTCGAAGTCTTCGTCGACACCAACGCCGACGGATTCCTGAACCCCGGATTCCCCGTCACCGGTCTGACCGACGCCGAAGTTTCCGGCGTTGGCTACGCCGACGACGTTTTGGAAATGCCTCGCGACAAGTTCTTCGCCGGCATCTTCCTGGACGACGGATACTTCAAGGGCATCTTCGAGTGATCCTCGTGTCCTGACCTTGAATACCACGACCCTCGCCGCCGTCATGGTGGCGAGGGTTTCTTTGATTTGACCTTCATTGCTTTCTGCAGTCCGTTATGTCTCGGTTTTCTAAAAGCCTTCTCGCCACACTGGGCGGGCTTGCTTTCATCGGCCTGGTCGCCGCTTCGTTGACCCTGATCGTTCGCTACAAACCCTACGGCGTTCCGGACCACCGCCGTGCCGAATACGAAGCCCGTGTTGCCGCCCTTCGTCAACATGAATTGGACCGCAAACAAAACGCGGACACGGCACAGCCCAAAGCCACCGTGGATGCGACACGGCATCATTTCGGGATGCTGGATCCTCACGTCACCGCAACCCACCAGTTTCGCGTCACCAATCGAGGTGACGCACCACTGACCTTGGACGTGACCGACACCACTTGCAAATGCACGGTCGGCAACGTGCAGCAAAAACTTCTGATGCCGGGTGAATCCACCGACGTCTCATTGCAGTGGAACACGGGCTATCAAGCCGAACACTACGAACAAACCGCCCTGATCGAAACCAATGATCCGGGCCGACCCACCATCAAGCTGACCATCGAAGGCACGATCCGCGCACGCTTGGTCGCGCCCGAATCCATCCCATTGCAAGCGGCCAATCCGGGACAGCCCAACCAGGGATCGTTTCTGTATTACAGCCAATTGCCCGGCGACGTAGTTTTGGAAAGCATTCAATCCGATGCGGAGGGTCTGCAGTGGAACGTCACTCAGCTGGACCCAACCAAGGAAAGCCGCTTGGCCGATGCCGAAGCCCGGTCGGCTTGGAAAGTGGAACTGTCATGCGTGTCCGCATCGTCGGGGATCTTTGAAATCCCGGCGACCTTGACCTTCCGCCAAACGGACAACGACGAAACGATGATCCGCGAAGCCATTATCACCGGACGCGTTCACCAAGCGATCAGCTTTCACAGCCCCGACATTCATTCCCAAACCGGCCTGGAACTGGGCACGATGGTCAACGACCGCCAGCACGTCACCCACGTGCTGGTCCGACAACGTGACCGCTTGGATCGCCAATTGAAGGTACTGAAGGTCGAACCCGAATCGTTGCAGGCATCGATGAAACCGTTGGCCAAGGAGGGCAATTATCGACTAACGATCGAAGTCCCCGCGGGCGCGACACCAGCCATCTTCAACCTGGACAACAAGCAAGGCTATGTGCAGGTCGGCGATCCCGACACGCCCGGACTGTCGAATTGGTTTCCCATCCAAGGTTGTGTGGTCGAACTGGAGAAATCATGAATCCGCCTGCCTCTGCCGCCGGGTCCACCGGGATTGCCTGCGTTGCCTGCCAGCACAGCAACGATCCGTCCGCAAAGTTCTGTGCGGGCTGTGGACACAGTCTGTATGAATCGTGCATCCAATGCGGAAAGCCGGTTCTGTTGGATCAAAAATTCTGTGGTTCATGCGGTGCGGACCTGAATGCCGCGGTTCAAAAACATCGTGCCCAGTTGGAAAGCTGGATGGCGATGGCCATCGACAAAACAAAGCAAAATGATTTCAAAGAATCGTTGGCTTTGTTGAACCGTGTCGCCAATCAAACCGACGTCCGCTATCGCGATTTGGCCGACCATGCCAAGAAGGCCATCGAGAAAGTCGAAGGCATCTCCAACACTCTTCAATCGGACACACAGCAACGACTACAGCTGGCTCAACAGGCTTTCGAGTCGCGTGATTACCCCCAAGTGGTTGAATGCCTGAGCAAGGTTTCTGAATCGCTTTTGACGGAGGAAGCCAAACGCATCCTTCGTGTCAGTCGTCATCACATCGAACAAGTTTCCACCTTGCGAGGCGAACTGTCCGAAAGAATCGAACATAAGGATTGGGCAACCGCGGGGCATTTGTTGGAACAGTTGCTCGAACTCGTGCCGGGCGATCCGAAGTACACGAAGCTGGCACAACAGGCGGCCGGGAAACTGATCAAGAGCGCCGGCCGTCGTGCCGCCCGACATGATTACTTGGGTGCGTTAGGCAAACTGGACGCGGTACCCGAATTCTGTCGTAACGATGAACACGCTGCTGAGCTGAATCGAATTCGCAACATCCACTGGCTGGCGTCTCAGTTCGAACCCGAGCCCTACGCCACCGCCACGTTGGGACGCATCGCGGTACGTTATTCCAAGGACTCACCGCATGACGGACGTGCCACACAATTGGTCAACGATTTGGCGGCACGTTTAAAAAAGGCACCGCAAGACCAGCGGCGGGCATCGCCGTCCTACCTTGCGTCACCGGCCGCTTGGGTTGGCGGTGACGTGGCGTTGTTTGCCTTACCCAAATCGATCGATACCCAGGCCGCCCCCGACTTTCGCCGTCGGCCCGGCCGTTTTGCCGTCGCCACGGGGTTGGCCCTTCAGGGTTTGGGGTTGGCGCGAATCGATCGTGCACTGGGAATGAAGAAGCGGTTGCTGGGCGGACTCGGTGGTCGCGGGCGAACGACCTGCTGGGGAATCGACATCGGAACGTCGACCATCCACGCGGTCCTACTACGCAAGGAAAAGTCCGATGAACGTCCCGTGGTGGTGCAAACCTACTTTGCGGAATTGGAAAGCCCGGTTTGTCGCGTCGGCAATGACCAACGGGAACCAGTCATCATCAAGGCCGCAATCGAAAAGATGCTGGAGACCATTGATGTCGGTGACACCGATGTCTTTTCCAGTTTTTCGTCCAGCCAGGTGGTCAGCCGCTTTCTGACTTTGCCACCGGTCAAAGACAAGATGGTCGCCAACTTGATCGAACAGGAAACACGGCAACAGATTCCAATCCCGATCGAAGATTTGGACGTGGTCACCTATGTGGGCAAGTTGGGCGACGACGAATCCAAAGGTCGACCGGCTCTGATTGCCGCCGCAAAGAAACACTTGGTCCAAATTCGGATGGACCTGTTGAAAGACAGCGGGCTGAATGTCGTCGGCCTACAAAACGAATCGGTCGCTCTGGTGAACTTCGCCGCGTTCGAATTCCAAGACGTTTTCGAAGAAGAAATCGAACCCGCCGGCGGCGTGACCAAAGTCCCATCGGTCGCCTTGGTCGATGCCGGTGCCTCATCAACACGATTGGCGTTTGTATCAGCCGAGCATTGTTGGTACTGGACCATCGATTCAGGCAGCGAAGAACTGACCAGTGTTCTGGCACGCATCTCTCAGAAGACCAAGGAAGAGGCGGAGAAACTGAAGTGCAACCCCGCCGCGTTGCCCAAGCCGGCGGATATGTACGACCCGGTGGAACAGAAATTGGCGGCACTTCGCGGCCGACTGGAACGTATCGCCGGCGAAGGACTGGGCGAACATGAACATTTTCAAGTGCAACAGACCTGGTGCTTCGGCGGCGCGTGTTTAGCGCATGCTTGGATCCGACGCGTCATGCTGGCCGCCACGTCTTGATGACCCCACGAGTTTTCCTCATGTCCCTTTGCAGTATTTCGCGTCGAGACATTGCCCGTCGATGGTCGCTGATGTTCATCACGCTGGCCCTTTTCGGCACCTTGCCGGGATGTGGCGAAAGTGCCGAAGACAAAATGATGCGGGCCGCGATGCGCGTTCGTCCGCAAGCCGACGGTGACGAACCGGATCCGCCCGCATCCCGACCCGCGCCAAAGCCCGCCGCCGAACCGGCACCGGAAAAAAAGGTTGCCGCCGCGGCACAGGCTCCGTCGAAGCCGGCCCCCGCTGCGCAAGAATCCGCCAATCCACCGGCCGGCGACGCCACCCCGGATGACGCACCGTCGATCGGGATGCAACCGATCGAACAACGCAAGCCCGAAGCGCCGCTGGACGATCAGCAACGCCGGGCGATGGCGATCAAAAACTTGGAAGCCATCACCGAGGCGTTGATTTCTTACAAGGACGACAACGGTCGATTGCCCACCGCCGCAATGGTGCACGAAGGCTTCCCGACGTTGTCTTGGCGCGTCAGCCTGCTGCCGTATCTCGGTTACCAGGATCTGTATGACCAGTTCGATCCAACATTGCCGTGGAACCGTGGCAAGAACAAGGAATTGCTGAAATACATTCCGGATGTGTACGTCTCGCCGGAACGATTTGACACCAAGACGAATTGGTTGCTGCCAGCACACGAGGCCTTCATCTTTGGCGAAAACCGTGCCCCACGTGATGTTCGGATCGAAGACGGTCTGGGCGACACGTTGATGCTGGTCGAGGTCCAAGACGGCTTGGCCGTGGAGTGGACCCAGCCTAAAGATTTCGATCCACCCGATCGCCGTGATTTCAAAGACCTGTTGGGCGCCCAACGTGGCGACGGCATCTTGGGCGCATGGGCCAACGGCTACACAACGTTTCTTTCCAGCGGCGTGGGCGCAAGTCAATTGGCCGCCGCGATGAGCTATGAATCGGGGGAACCTTTCCGGGCCGCTCAAATTCATCGCGATCCCGATGTCGGTCCCGTCGCGAGCAACGCGATGACATCAACCGTCTCCACGACGACGGCGGCGGCAACATCGCCAAGCACGCCACGGACCACGACCGCAACAGTTTCGCAAGGCTCGCGGCCCCGCGGCCGAGCCGTCGAGCGTCTGAATGAAATGAAACCCAGCCGCGAAGAAATCAATCGCGCGGGCAAACGGCTGCAGGACATCTATGCCGATCGCATTCGCGAAGCAGAACAGCTGACACAGAAGCGCAAAATCCTGAGCGAAATGTTGATCCAGGCGGAACGACTGGAAGCCGATCCGGCGGGAGCCTACGCGCTGCGATCCGCCGCGATGAAACTGGCGGTCGATACCGGAGACATCCGATCGTTACTGCGAGCCGTTGATTCACGGGTTCAACGTTTTGCCGTCGACCCGTACGAAGTCAACGCAACCGCACTTGCGGCGTTTGCCGAACGGAACATGCGAAACGACAACGCGCGACGCGCCGCCAGCGAGTTTGCCAAACGGGCCGTGGTGACGATCCGTGACGGAATCCTGCAAGACGACTATGACGGTTGCGGCAAGCTGGCCAGCATGGCCGCGGCGATGCAGAAAACTGCCTCGGGCAACCGTTATCAAT
This window encodes:
- the pilM gene encoding pilus assembly protein PilM; protein product: MNPPASAAGSTGIACVACQHSNDPSAKFCAGCGHSLYESCIQCGKPVLLDQKFCGSCGADLNAAVQKHRAQLESWMAMAIDKTKQNDFKESLALLNRVANQTDVRYRDLADHAKKAIEKVEGISNTLQSDTQQRLQLAQQAFESRDYPQVVECLSKVSESLLTEEAKRILRVSRHHIEQVSTLRGELSERIEHKDWATAGHLLEQLLELVPGDPKYTKLAQQAAGKLIKSAGRRAARHDYLGALGKLDAVPEFCRNDEHAAELNRIRNIHWLASQFEPEPYATATLGRIAVRYSKDSPHDGRATQLVNDLAARLKKAPQDQRRASPSYLASPAAWVGGDVALFALPKSIDTQAAPDFRRRPGRFAVATGLALQGLGLARIDRALGMKKRLLGGLGGRGRTTCWGIDIGTSTIHAVLLRKEKSDERPVVVQTYFAELESPVCRVGNDQREPVIIKAAIEKMLETIDVGDTDVFSSFSSSQVVSRFLTLPPVKDKMVANLIEQETRQQIPIPIEDLDVVTYVGKLGDDESKGRPALIAAAKKHLVQIRMDLLKDSGLNVVGLQNESVALVNFAAFEFQDVFEEEIEPAGGVTKVPSVALVDAGASSTRLAFVSAEHCWYWTIDSGSEELTSVLARISQKTKEEAEKLKCNPAALPKPADMYDPVEQKLAALRGRLERIAGEGLGEHEHFQVQQTWCFGGACLAHAWIRRVMLAATS
- a CDS encoding DUF1573 domain-containing protein, which produces MSRFSKSLLATLGGLAFIGLVAASLTLIVRYKPYGVPDHRRAEYEARVAALRQHELDRKQNADTAQPKATVDATRHHFGMLDPHVTATHQFRVTNRGDAPLTLDVTDTTCKCTVGNVQQKLLMPGESTDVSLQWNTGYQAEHYEQTALIETNDPGRPTIKLTIEGTIRARLVAPESIPLQAANPGQPNQGSFLYYSQLPGDVVLESIQSDAEGLQWNVTQLDPTKESRLADAEARSAWKVELSCVSASSGIFEIPATLTFRQTDNDETMIREAIITGRVHQAISFHSPDIHSQTGLELGTMVNDRQHVTHVLVRQRDRLDRQLKVLKVEPESLQASMKPLAKEGNYRLTIEVPAGATPAIFNLDNKQGYVQVGDPDTPGLSNWFPIQGCVVELEKS
- a CDS encoding DUF1559 family PulG-like putative transporter; this translates as MKSQQKSGFTLIELLVVIAVIALLAALLLPAITRAREAARAAQCQANLKNVGIGLYKYSVRSPGGTFCSGASDFRRDGCMDTYGWVADLVNVGDANMNESLDPSNPLKGSEKLNDLYGKDTSDNKDGAPLARLSAGVCGAADWQGISGTGGGTTFASTDPLTDERAELISRHFLTNGYNTNYAASWHLVRGMVRTDTDTSVSPPVLTTATTGGFKGLAGTTGPLSVNVLERSRISSSNIGFIGCAAPGDVDEAIMAATISHDPSGTFGTALGTSDSVEYIPAGSLLTEAFNDGPAFWNDGAKNLDLIGSGVSLAAQQTCERGQPTTAGCAAPTGSTGNGFYLQDTRDWFAVHQGSCNILMGDGHVEVFVDTNADGFLNPGFPVTGLTDAEVSGVGYADDVLEMPRDKFFAGIFLDDGYFKGIFE
- a CDS encoding DUF1559 family PulG-like putative transporter; the encoded protein is MSLCSISRRDIARRWSLMFITLALFGTLPGCGESAEDKMMRAAMRVRPQADGDEPDPPASRPAPKPAAEPAPEKKVAAAAQAPSKPAPAAQESANPPAGDATPDDAPSIGMQPIEQRKPEAPLDDQQRRAMAIKNLEAITEALISYKDDNGRLPTAAMVHEGFPTLSWRVSLLPYLGYQDLYDQFDPTLPWNRGKNKELLKYIPDVYVSPERFDTKTNWLLPAHEAFIFGENRAPRDVRIEDGLGDTLMLVEVQDGLAVEWTQPKDFDPPDRRDFKDLLGAQRGDGILGAWANGYTTFLSSGVGASQLAAAMSYESGEPFRAAQIHRDPDVGPVASNAMTSTVSTTTAAATSPSTPRTTTATVSQGSRPRGRAVERLNEMKPSREEINRAGKRLQDIYADRIREAEQLTQKRKILSEMLIQAERLEADPAGAYALRSAAMKLAVDTGDIRSLLRAVDSRVQRFAVDPYEVNATALAAFAERNMRNDNARRAASEFAKRAVVTIRDGILQDDYDGCGKLASMAAAMQKTASGNRYQLNLRNRNEVDPQKLWTRLSSLLSSTKQRYADAAEQLARFRQDDSDGDAASSVGRFLCFIKGDWQTGLPLLTQGGIEALQTAAQRDLQGAANVGEQVALGDMWWELGQRAKAGVYKQGALDRAGFWYESVYEVMPESLDKLHVKARLDELNEGVPGSPLAALRQLSLHLQIPPDATLEQLATGNGRAFGNDDDDDD